From the Babylonia areolata isolate BAREFJ2019XMU chromosome 15, ASM4173473v1, whole genome shotgun sequence genome, one window contains:
- the LOC143290364 gene encoding beta-1,3-galactosyltransferase 1-like: MKRLVVVVVGLATAGILLQVGLMVRDTPAPTFLRPPAPYAIRPTAPHVTTTHPPVTSALTRSGGVGEGGGVREGNETRTFHHPHHDFPFLLNEPGTCRAETELVVVVVTAPNNTEDRQVVRETWGSLRDHPQHQVALVFLLGSVRDPGLQARLVAESRQHGDLVQEDFVDSYRNLSLKSVAMLRWVSTFCNSSRYVLKADDDMYVNLTNLLTALRHESLSHDSFVLGNVFTGARPVQDRKSKWYTPLEAFSEAVYPRYTSGTAYAMTTSAAQKLFTASAEVPLFWLEDIYITGLCSRHAGVPVLNHGGFSYVKHPVDGCHFRKVISAHRYSAQEKRDIFRQVKDGNLQCR, from the coding sequence ATGaagaggttggtggtggtggtggtggggctggccACAGCCGGCATATTGCTGCAGGTGGGGCTGATGGTCAGggacaccccagcccccaccttcctccgcccccccgccccgtACGCCATCCGCCCCACCGCCCCTCAcgtcacaaccacccaccccccggtGACGTCAGCACTGACCCggtctggtggggtgggggaaggagggggagtgagggaggggaacgAAACCAGGaccttccaccaccctcaccacgacTTCCCCTTCCTGCTGAACGAGCCCGGCACGTGCAGAGCGGAGAcagagctggtggtggtggtggtgacggcgcCCAACAACACTGAGGACCGGCAGGTGGTGAGGGAGACATGGGGGTCCCTCAGGGACCACCCCCAGCACCAGGTGGCGCTGGTGTTCCTGCTGGGGTCGGTGCGAGACCCCGGGCTGCAGGCCCGGCTGGTGGCGGAGAGCAGGCAGCACGGGGACCTGGTTCAGGAGGACTTCGTGGACTCCTACCGGAACCTCAGCCTCAAGTCCGTGGCCATGCTGCGCTGGGTGAGCACCTTCTGCAACTCCTCGCGCTACGTGCTGAAGGCAGATGACGACATGTACGTCAACCTCACCAACCTGCTGACGGCACTGCGCCATGAGTCCCTGTCACATGACTCCTTCGTCCTGGGCAACGTCTTCACGGGGGCCCGGCCCGTGCAGGACCGGAAGTCCAAGTGGTACACGCCGCTGGAGGCCTTCAGTGAGGCGGTGTACCCTCGCTACACGTCCGGCACGGCCTACGCCATGACCACCTCAGCGGCCCAAAAACTGTTCACAGCCTCTGCTGAAGTGCCGCTGTTCTGGCTGGAGGATATCTACATCACGGGGCTGTGTTCACGTCACGCCGGGGTGCCCGTCCTGAATCATGGCGGCTTCAGTTACGTCAAACATCCGGTGGACGGCTGTCACTTCCGGAAAGTCATCAGCGCTCACCGCTACAGCGCCCAGGAAAAGAGGGACATCTTCAGACAGGTCAAAGATGGGAACCTACAGTGTCGGTGA